Proteins from a genomic interval of Coccinella septempunctata chromosome 2, icCocSept1.1, whole genome shotgun sequence:
- the LOC123307823 gene encoding glutathione S-transferase theta-1, with product MSLKLFYDLLSQPSRALYILFKVNKIPFEARPVNLREGEHFSEDFKQNFNRFQKVPFIHDKDFILSESVAIVRYISREYGLSEELYPKDSKQQALVDEYLEWQHNNTRLYCAMYTYEKVFMPMLTGQEPDQKIITRYAKGIKKTMDSIENLWLRENKFICGNKVTVADLFAACEIEQPRITGLNPVAGRPKLEEWLNTIRKEFDPFYSEAHQILNKLSSKNEKAKL from the exons ATGAGCTTAAAATTATTTTACGATTTATTATCACAGCCATCTAGAGCTCTATACATATTATTCAAAGTGAATAAAATACCCTTTGAGGCTCGTCCTGTGAATTTACGTGAAG GTGAGCACTTTTCTGAAGATTTCAAGCAGAATTTCAATAggttccaaaaagttcctttcATACATGATAAAGATTTTATTCTTAGTGAGAG TGTGGCTATAGTTAGATACATATCGAGAGAGTATGGACTTAGCGAAGAATTGTATCCGAAAGATAGTAAACAACAAGCACTTGTTGATGAATATTTGGAATGGCAGCATAATAATACAAGACTCTATTGTGCTATGTATACTTATGAGAAG GTATTTATGCCAATGTTAACTGGTCAGGAACCAGATCAAAAAATAATAACTAGATATGCAAAAGGAATTAAAAAAACTATGGACAGTATTGAAAACTTATGgttaagggaaaataaattcatATGTGGTAATAAAGTGACGGTAGCCGATTTATTTGCTGCTTGTGAAATTGAACAACCAC ggATTACTGGATTGAATCCTGTAGCAGGAAGACCAAAACTGGAAGAATGGTTGAATACAATCAGAAAAGAGTTCGATCCATTTTATTCAGAAGCACATCAAATTTTGAACAAGCTCTCTTCAAAGAATGAGAAAGCTAAATTATAA